A region from the Pelobates fuscus isolate aPelFus1 chromosome 3, aPelFus1.pri, whole genome shotgun sequence genome encodes:
- the LOC134602072 gene encoding olfactory receptor 5P80-like codes for MAGVFKKGHSKQKGAAMIPRHNQSANPEFFLLGFQLQRTSRIIFFAGVFIVFMMTITGNLLMIMLVSTTQYLRSPMYVLLSHLSFCDIILSMTITPNLLYVTLQDGSPMTVSGCITQLYFFSLSSATECLLLTMMSYDRYVAVCKPLHYVTIMNFPFCLGLVVLSWTLGLCLSMMLNICLCHLQFCISNTIDHFFCDYAPFLQVSCSDTTIVQTMIFIISAPEIVIETMFIISTYVCIFLAIHRISSTTGRQKAFSTCSSHLTVVCTYYGTLAAIYVFPSGKQSFNMNKIVSLVYTVVTPLLNPLIYSLRNQEIKAALKSIWRKKKCRSLIYFFFLKIRDF; via the exons ATGGCTGGTGTCTTCAAAAAAGGTCACAGCAAGCAGAAAGGAGCAGCG ATGATTCCAAGACATAACCAGTCAGCTAATCCAGAATTCTTCCTCCTTGGGTTCCAGCTTCAACGCACCTCTAGAATAATTTTCTTCGCTGGTGTCTTCATAGTGTTTATGATGACAATAACTGGAAATCTTCTAATGATAATGCTGGTTTCTACTACTCAATATCTCAGATCTCCCATGTACGTCTTGCTCAGCCACTTGTCCTTTTGTGATATTATACTTAGTATGACTATTACACCAAATTTATTATATGTCACCTTACAAGATGGTAGCCCCATGACAGTTAGTGGGTGTATTACTCAGCTTTATTTCTTTAGCTTGTCTTCAGCTACAGAATGTCTTCTTCTCACCATGATGTCCTATGATAGATATGTGGCTGTCTGTAAACCATTGCATTATGTAACGATAATGAATTTCCCATTTTGTCTTGGACTAGTTGTGTTGTCTTGGACACTGGGTTTATGTCTCTCAATGAtgcttaatatttgtttgtgtcatTTACAATTTTGCATTTCAAATACTATTGACCATTTCTTCTGTGATTATGCTCCTTTCTTGCAGGTTTCTTGTTCTGATACAACAATTGTACAAACTATGATATTTATAATATCTGCTCCAGAAATTGTAATTGAAACTATGTTTATTATTTCTACTTATGTTTGTATCTTTCTCGCAATACATAGAATATCATCCACCACTGGGAGACAGAAAGCCTTCTCCACATGCAGTTCCCACCTCACTGTCGTGTGCACGTATTACGGGACTCTAGCTGCTATCTATGTATTTCCTTCAGGAAAACAGTCATTTAATATGAATAAGATTGTGTCCCTCGTGTACACAGTTGTGACCCCTTTATTGAATCCTTTAATATACAGTCTGAGGAACCAAGAAATCAAGGCAGCTTTAAAATCTATTTGGAGAAAGAAAAAATGTAGAAgtttaatatatttcttttttctaaaGATCCGTGATTTTTAG